Sequence from the Mesotoga sp. BH458_6_3_2_1 genome:
TACCATTTTCATTGTGCTTCTCATCTTGCGTTAGGTCCTTTATCACGACTAAGGTTCTCATTATCGGGAAGCTCAGTTGTAAGTCAGAAGGATTCTCCCCCAGACTTTGCAGCTGCAAGAGCGGATAGAATCTTCAGCGATCGGCATCGATAGGATCTCTCCGATCATGAATCGAATTAGCGCTCATCATCTGTTGTTACAATGATGTTAAAAATGGAGTCTGTCCCTGGGGTGTAATGTTCATTCAGAGAGTGCAAGAAACAAGTAAACTATGATCGAATAATATAGCGATCAAAGTACGCAATTTCTTTCCCGTAACCTGCGAGCCTTTAGGAGCAATCATTGAATGTCCTATAATAGCTTAGCACCGCAGGGTTTTAATTGTGCATACTTGTGGAGAGCGTTCCACGTCTCTTTTGCCAATTGTAGTGGCTTATGTTCAATCTAGAGCGAATTCTATTTACCTAAACTTCCAGTTTTCACTATCCAACAATCGCTTAATCCATGAAGGCCTTTCACGTCTCCATCATTTGATCGCGTTCTTCAGGCAATACGTAGCTGACGTCCATCGTAATCTCTATAGAAAAACAATCGTCATTGATCATAGTTGAAATATGGGCAAAGCATGCTAGCAATCATGTCAATCACGCTCTTTGCATTCGGTCGTTTTGTAAAGTGTTGAGGAACAGCGGAGAGATCAAAGGATAGATTCGAAGTTTCTTGAAGAGAGTTCGAAGAATACTTTTTAAATAAGGAGTTCCGCACGGTCGAAGAGAGCAAGTGACATCGGTTGCACTTCTTTGTCCAAAAGGGATAAGCATTTGTTTTGGGTTACGAAGAATATTAATAACAAGAATAAATACATTTTCGGAATTGAAGAGTATTATTGATTTGTTAAGGACGTCATAAAGGATCACGCTCCAAACTGCTTTTCCGTGGGTTACATAAAGAGGCCGCCAGTATTGAGTATAGCGATTTATTTATACGAAATTGAGAGTCGACAAAAAACGATTATTCGTTAGAAAAGTCTATGCTTCTGAATGGGCAGTTTGGCATGAAATTGTATTGAATGGAGCACATAGATTGTGAAGAAGAATTTTTCGCCGAAGCTTGAAGAGGGAAAAGGAATGTATTACTTCAAGCTAAGTGGGGGACCTTTTTGATAAGATGATCAGGGCGAAATTCCGCGATGCTCTGTGTTCTTTCCAGGCTTTTGGAGTGAAGAGTCGTGGAACTGGGAAAGGTGTCATGAAATTCTCCAGCTGAATGGGGTGAGATTTAACTGAAAAGACAGACGAAAGCTAGTTGTATTTCGATTTTATGCGTGACCGACAAGAATAGCCTTTGCATTGGTCTAGGCTGCAAGTCGGTTCGTTTTGTGCGTGGAGGAGCGTCTCTATGAAAAAGCTTCTAGTCCTGTTATTCGTAGTCGTAAGCACAATAATGTTTTTGGTAAGTCCCTGTTTTGCGGTGGATGGAAAGATAACTTTGACTGAAGATGAGATCGTTTTCGTGAATGAGCATCCTGTTATAAGGCTCGGAGTAGATCCCGCCTTTGTGCCGTTTGAGTTCATTGACAAAGACGGAAGATACAAGGGTATTACTGCGGACCTTTTGTCGCTTGTCAGCGATAGAACAGGTCTCAGATTTGAGATTATTCCGGGGTTGAGCTGGCCAGAAGCATATGATCTGGCTCTGTCGGGCGAGGTCGACGCTTTGCCTGCAATATCGAGAACCGACGAGAGAGAGAGACACTTCCTTTTCTCCGAACCTTATTATTACTTCAAGAGGGTAATCGTAACCAGAGACACCGACAAGGGTATCTCCGGAATCGAAGACCTGGAAGGATTAACAGTGGCTGTGCAAAGAAACAGTTCTCATCACAGTTACTTGATGTACTATCCGAGGATAAACCTGAGTCTGTACGACTCTGTCGAGGCCGCAATCACGGCAGTGGCAAACGGAACGGAGAGGGCTTTCGTCGGAAACCTCGCTACTACGAATCATCTAATACGCGAAAACGGGCTGACAAACTTGCGATTCACTGCATTCGAAGCGGAGAAGCAGCTGGCCCTGCATTTTGCAGTTCGCAAAGACTGGCCCCACTTAATAAGTATTATCAACAAGGCGTTGGATTCGATCACACAGGAAGAGAGAATTGCCATCAACAGCAAATGGATCGATTTGGAGTCAGAGGTTGACTATGGCCGTATAATCCGGATTATTTCTATCTTTGGCGCCTTCGTTGGCGTTGCAATGGCTGTTTCGATCTACTGGATTTTTCGTCTGAAAAAGGAAGTCAGAAAAAGGGAGCTCATTCAGATAGATCTGGAGAGGGCAAAACGAGAAGCAGAAGATGCAAATGAATTCAAGTCCAGCTTCATGGCGCGGATGTCTCACGAAATTCGGACGCCGCTCAATGCAATTACGGGAATGGCATACCTTCTGAAGAAGACAGAGATTTCTTTGACTCAGAGTATGTATGTGGATCGGATTACTCAGGCCTCGAACAACATGTTGAGTATAATTAACGATATTCTTGACTTCTCTAAAATCGAAGCCGGCAAGGTCGAGCTGGAGATCACTTCTTTCAGCATGGATCAGATCATCCAGGATGTCGTGAATATCGTGTCTTACAAGATCGAAGAACAGGGAATCGGTTTCAGGCTTTCGAAGGATCCCCTTATTCCCAACTGGTTTTTCGGTGACCAGAAGCGAATAGAACAGATTCTCCTCAATATCCTTAACAATGCAGCGAAATTCACAAGTGCCGGTGAAGTCTCGCTTGACGTCAGGCTAGTTGCTAAGGAAAATGAGAAGTATCATCTGTCATTCTCCGTCAGAGATACCGGTATCGGGATGACCGAAGAGCAGATAAAGAACTTGTTTATGCCTTTCATACAAGGAGACAGCACCATCAACCGTCGATTTGGGGGTTCGGGACTGGGACTGTCGATCGTCAAGAATCTTGTGGAAATGATGGGAGGAAAAATCGAGGTTTTTAGCACCCCGGGAGAAGGCTCCACGTTCATCATTCATCTGTCACTGGATGTCGACAAAGAGAGGGAGGAACTATATGCGAAAACCTTCTCGGCGACTCACTTCAAGAATATCAGGACTCTCGTACTTGAGAAGACGGGGGCAAGTATGAACTTGATCGAGAGCTATCTCGGCGCTTTTGGAATGCATTGTGAACTCACGACCTCGCAGGAAAGTGCAGTGAGCATGTTGGAAGCTGCTGATGGGAAGTTCGCCAAATCCTTCGACCTGTTCATTCTGGATTACGATACACCGTCTGAAGGGGGCTTCGAATTTGCAGTTTCAATTCGAAATAACAAAAGGATACCTAAGACTCCAAAGCTTATCATGCTCCTGCCAATGATGAGAGAGGACTTGTTCGATAAACTTAACGACTATGGAATCGATATGGGAATCGGCAAGCCGATCATTCCTTCAATCCTCTTGAATGGAATTCTCGACATTTTCAAGCTGAAGGCCGTGTCTGCCACCCATCCTTCAATAAAAGAGCGAGTGAGCCAGGCAAAACTGGAACGACCACATCAGGTTCTCCTGGTGGAAGACAACAAGACCAATCAATTGATTGCCAAGTCTATTCTCCAGCAAGTGGGAATTGAATCGATTCTGGCCGGCGACGGTAAGACTGCCATTGAACTTTACTCGCAGCATAAGGAAAAGATCGACTTGATCTTGATGGATCTGCACATGCCTATATTGAATGGTTACGAGGCGGCGAAGGAGATCAGGAAGATGTCAACCAGTGTCCCGATTGTGGCGATGACCGCGGATGTTATTCTCGGTGTCAAAGAGAAATGCGAAGAAAGTGGGATTCATCATTACATAAGCAAGCCCTTTGACCCCGACCATTTCATTCAAACCATCAAAGAAATAATACTGGAAAATGAGGAAGAGAGAATACAAGAGTCGACCGTTCTCGATCATTCGGCCGGACTGAAGAACATTGGTGGCGATATAGAAGTCTATCGGCAGATATTGAAGGCATACTTGGAAGAGAACCGGGAAACCGTAGAAAAGCTTTCACTTGCAATAAATGAAAAGAGATATTCCGATGCCGCGCAGATCGTCCACAAGGTTAAGGGAAGCTCAGGCAGTATTGGAGCAAAGGAATTGCACACAGTGTCGATGGAATTGCAGAAGGCTTTAAATGAAGAAAAGGAAGACAAAATACAGCCGCTGAAAGATAGATTTTCTGGCTTGCTGAGAAGACTGATCGAGGAAATCGATCGGTTTCATGCCCAGAAATGAAAAGGCATGAGTCTCCCAAACTTAAGGAGGAAGAATGATGTCTGCAAAAATTTTGGTTGTGGACGATTCGGCATCAGATCGTTTCATAATCGAGAGAATGTTGCGCGAATACGATATCCTTACGGCATGTGACGGAATAGAGGCCATGCAACAAATCGATGAACATGGCGATATTGACATTGTGATACTGGATCTGAATATGCCTAAGATGGATGGGTTCGAGGTTCTAAAAGCTTTGAAGTCAAATGATCGATACAAGGGACTCCGCACGATAATTTTGACGAACTACGATGAGCTGGATAATGAGATAGAAGGTCTGAGACTTGGTGCAGTGGACTACATAAGAAAGCCCGTAAATATGGATTCCTTGAAAGCCAGAATTGAAATTCACGTTGAACTGCTTCGAATCCAGCAAATGCTCGAGCAGAAGCTGTATGAACAGGGCCTGACTTTCGATACGATTTTCCAGCAGGCGCCCATTGGGATAGCTATTTCACACGGCTCTGAACCGTCTAATGGCAGGGAGAATACCGTTGCGAGGTTCAATCCTATGTTCGAGAAAATAACAGGAAGAACTAAGGATGAATTGATGGAGCTTGGCTGGGCGAAGATCACATATCCCGATGATCTCGATAAGGACTTGATAAACTTCAAGAAGTTGCAGCGTGGTGAGCTCAGTAGTTATTCAATGGAGAAGCGATATGTTAGGCCCGACGGTTCGATCGTTTGGGTTCAAATGACCGTGGCTCCGCTCATAATTTCGAATGATGACAGGTACAACCATATATGTCTGGCTCAGGAAATCACGAGACGAAAAGAGATGGAGGCCGACCTACTCGAGAGCGAGCGCAGCAAGTCCGTTCTTCTCTCCCATCTTCCCGGTCTTGCTTACAGGTGCAAGTACGATCGGCAGTGGACTATGGAGTTTGTTTCTGCCGGCTGCTCCACACTTACTGGCTATTCGCCTGAAAGCCTAATAAACAACAAAGAGCTTGCCTTTTGCGATTTGGTTGCTCCGGAATACCGTGAATCCCTCTGGATAGAATGGGAGAAGGCAATTGCGAAGAGGATGCCCCTGAATTATGAATATCAAATAATTACGGCAGAGGGTGAGAGAAAATGGGTTCTGGAGATGGGAGAAGGAGTTTTTGGCGAGGGAGGAGAGGTTGAGGCTCTTGAAGGGATAATCATTGACATAACATATCGGAAGAGAATCGAAGACAGGCTTAAGTATAATAGCGAGCACGACAGGTGGACGGGTCTGCATAACTTGAATTATCTTGAGACTCTTCTAGAGAGGGATGGAAAACATCGAAGGCTTGAGAACAGGGCATTTGTCAGTACAAATCTGAACACTGTTCAGTCACTTACCGCAACCTATGGATTTCATTACACTCAGGAGTTGATGAGGGAAGTAGCAGATATGCTCGGCCAGTATTGTACAGACCGACGCATGCTGTTCTATACATATGAAAATCTATTTGTTTTCTACTTGAAAGACTACAAAGACAGAGAAGAACTGACTGAATTCTGCAGAGACATTGCGAATATGCTCGAGTCACTACTCGTTGCTGAGAGAATTGGCGGTGGGATAGGCGTTGTTCAAATTGATAAAGACAGTGACCGCGATGTAGATCAGCTAATGAAGAGACTTCTGATTGCCTCAGAAAAAGCTCTGAACATATACGACAGAGATGTTGGGATTTGTTTCTATGACGCAGAAATCGAAATGGAAATGATTCGTGAAGAAGAGATAAAGCGTGAGCTCACTAAAATCGCCGCGGATGAAAACTACGGCGAACTGTTTTTACAGTATCAGCCGATCCTGGATCTAGAATCAAATCGGATCTGTGGTTTTGAAGCTCTGTCCAGATTGAAGATTGAAAAGTTTGGTCTTGTGCCGGCTTTGGAATTCATCCCCATAGCTGAAAAGACAAAGTTGATCGTCCCGATCGGTCGCAGAGCCATTATCAGGGCCCTGCGTTTTCTAAGAAGGTTGAAGGACAATGGATTCGGCGGAGTACTTGTCTCGATCAATGTCTCTGCAATTCAGCTGCTGAGGAGCGATTTTTCCGAGAATCTCTTCAAGATGATAGATCGGACACAGGTCAATCGGGAGAATATCGGGCTAGAGATTACGGAGTCGGTATTTGCCTCGAACTACGAGGAAATAAACCGAATCATCGGAGGCCTTAAGGATTCGGGAATTCAGATTGCTATCGATGATTTTGGGACAGGGTACTCCTCTCTTGCGAGAGAAAGGGAGCTGAATGTGAACTGCCTGAAGATCGACAAGTCCTTCATTGACAAACTGATGTGTTTAGACGCGAAGAACACGATCACTAG
This genomic interval carries:
- a CDS encoding EAL domain-containing protein; its protein translation is MSAKILVVDDSASDRFIIERMLREYDILTACDGIEAMQQIDEHGDIDIVILDLNMPKMDGFEVLKALKSNDRYKGLRTIILTNYDELDNEIEGLRLGAVDYIRKPVNMDSLKARIEIHVELLRIQQMLEQKLYEQGLTFDTIFQQAPIGIAISHGSEPSNGRENTVARFNPMFEKITGRTKDELMELGWAKITYPDDLDKDLINFKKLQRGELSSYSMEKRYVRPDGSIVWVQMTVAPLIISNDDRYNHICLAQEITRRKEMEADLLESERSKSVLLSHLPGLAYRCKYDRQWTMEFVSAGCSTLTGYSPESLINNKELAFCDLVAPEYRESLWIEWEKAIAKRMPLNYEYQIITAEGERKWVLEMGEGVFGEGGEVEALEGIIIDITYRKRIEDRLKYNSEHDRWTGLHNLNYLETLLERDGKHRRLENRAFVSTNLNTVQSLTATYGFHYTQELMREVADMLGQYCTDRRMLFYTYENLFVFYLKDYKDREELTEFCRDIANMLESLLVAERIGGGIGVVQIDKDSDRDVDQLMKRLLIASEKALNIYDRDVGICFYDAEIEMEMIREEEIKRELTKIAADENYGELFLQYQPILDLESNRICGFEALSRLKIEKFGLVPALEFIPIAEKTKLIVPIGRRAIIRALRFLRRLKDNGFGGVLVSINVSAIQLLRSDFSENLFKMIDRTQVNRENIGLEITESVFASNYEEINRIIGGLKDSGIQIAIDDFGTGYSSLARERELNVNCLKIDKSFIDKLMCLDAKNTITSDIISMAHKLGHCVIAEGVEHEKQRQYLHSWGCDRIQGYLIGKPLDEEAAIGVLKASQLL
- a CDS encoding response regulator, with product MKKLLVLLFVVVSTIMFLVSPCFAVDGKITLTEDEIVFVNEHPVIRLGVDPAFVPFEFIDKDGRYKGITADLLSLVSDRTGLRFEIIPGLSWPEAYDLALSGEVDALPAISRTDERERHFLFSEPYYYFKRVIVTRDTDKGISGIEDLEGLTVAVQRNSSHHSYLMYYPRINLSLYDSVEAAITAVANGTERAFVGNLATTNHLIRENGLTNLRFTAFEAEKQLALHFAVRKDWPHLISIINKALDSITQEERIAINSKWIDLESEVDYGRIIRIISIFGAFVGVAMAVSIYWIFRLKKEVRKRELIQIDLERAKREAEDANEFKSSFMARMSHEIRTPLNAITGMAYLLKKTEISLTQSMYVDRITQASNNMLSIINDILDFSKIEAGKVELEITSFSMDQIIQDVVNIVSYKIEEQGIGFRLSKDPLIPNWFFGDQKRIEQILLNILNNAAKFTSAGEVSLDVRLVAKENEKYHLSFSVRDTGIGMTEEQIKNLFMPFIQGDSTINRRFGGSGLGLSIVKNLVEMMGGKIEVFSTPGEGSTFIIHLSLDVDKEREELYAKTFSATHFKNIRTLVLEKTGASMNLIESYLGAFGMHCELTTSQESAVSMLEAADGKFAKSFDLFILDYDTPSEGGFEFAVSIRNNKRIPKTPKLIMLLPMMREDLFDKLNDYGIDMGIGKPIIPSILLNGILDIFKLKAVSATHPSIKERVSQAKLERPHQVLLVEDNKTNQLIAKSILQQVGIESILAGDGKTAIELYSQHKEKIDLILMDLHMPILNGYEAAKEIRKMSTSVPIVAMTADVILGVKEKCEESGIHHYISKPFDPDHFIQTIKEIILENEEERIQESTVLDHSAGLKNIGGDIEVYRQILKAYLEENRETVEKLSLAINEKRYSDAAQIVHKVKGSSGSIGAKELHTVSMELQKALNEEKEDKIQPLKDRFSGLLRRLIEEIDRFHAQK